From the genome of Aspergillus oryzae RIB40 DNA, chromosome 4:
CATACATCATCTTGCCTCGCATAGCAACGTCAGTTCACTGAACGATATCAACTTTCCACACAAAAAGGTAACAGGGAGAATAAACAAAAACGAAaattccaaaagaaaagaatacatGCAATATGCAATATGCAGCTTGGTTAACAACAGAGAACGCCAGACCAATCCAATGCGGTTGACAAAAAGTATCAGAGAAAGATGCGAATATCGAGACTTTGTCGATAAAGAAACACAGCGGTCAGCTCATGTTGTCCCAATTCGAGTATAAACTGGGTGTTGCAAAGCACCACAAACTGGGAATTGAAGAGATGGTTCACCAGTTTCAGGAAGGGGATGACAGGAACAACCGGCGCGAATGCCGAGGGTCCTTGATTTCAGCAAGTGAAGGTAGGACTGGGAGCGCTGAAAAGAGTTCAGCAacattttcccttcttcttcgtaAATTCAATCCTTTCATCGAGCTCGTCTCCGACACTACTGGGCGGGAATCCAAGCCAGCTTCGACGATTGTCACCGTGTCCCAGCCGGAAACTGCCGTTTCCTTCAAGAGTCCTCGGTCCCACCGGCGATGCAACGCCGTCCAGGCCGGATGTAGATCCATGGGATGAGGTAATGCCAAGTTGTTTATTGCGCTGCTCCACCAGCTTGCGCGTGATGACCTGGAAAACCTCCTCGATGCCCTCGCCGTCCTTGGCGCTGATTTCATGACAGCAGTCCCATCCGATATCCTGGCCCCAAAACCCGCTACTGCGCTTGCTGTCGAGACCCTGGAGCGTGGTGCTAGACGAATGGCTGACGCCAGCCGTGGGTGGGGGAGTGGATGCCTGAGACGGATACAGCTGCTCGGCGACGTAGGCGATGGTTCGCTCAAAAGGGACGGCGCGACGCAATGGATCCAACGCTACGATGTCTGATTTCGTTCCAACGACATGGATTACAACAGGATCCTCATCGCCCAAgtttttcttcaattccaaTAACCACCCCGTCATTTCTAGGAAGCTTTGTTCGTCCGTAATGTCGTAACACAGGAGGCAGGCGTTAGCGCCACGGTAGTACAACTTGGAGATACTGCGAAACCGCTCTTGTCCAGCCGTGTCCCAAATCTGCAGACGGACAATGGTATCCGAGGAACTGTCGAGGACACGCTTGGTGACGAAGGATGCACCGACAGTGGACGCGGTTCCCACAGGGTTGAAAGCGTTCTTCACATAACGTTGGACCAAAGACGTTTTGCCAACGCCTGAAACAAGGTGTtagtcatcatcataaaAAGGGGGGAGACGGGGGAAGTCGGTGTCCGTACCTTGTGAGCCCAAGATGACGATCTTGGCCTCGAGAGATGAACTCATGGCGGGGTAGACGCAAAGGCGGGGCCGCTGGAGAACTGAATTTGCATGTTCCAGCAAATATTAATAGTAACCGTaggaagaaatgaaagcAAACCAGTAGTGAAAACTACTCGTATGCAACAACATGCACGTCAGATCCCGGtggtaagaaaaaaaatagaataaaataaaaaatggagagaagaaaggaaagaaaatatcccGACAGAAGAAACACAATGGGTATTGATCAGACAAAATCGGACAACagcggagatggagaattcTTTTCTAACAGCCAAAATatgtggaaggagaggagagaaggaacGAGAAGATATTTCAGTGGTCGATGGCGGAGACGAGGCTCAAGAGAATTTTACGAGGGCATTTAATTAGAATACCAATCATCGCGATCCTCGACGAAACGTCCATACAAGGCGTGACAGGGCGAAGTCAATCAGCTGACCCCCACAGAAATCAAGATCCGGTCAGGTGTCGACCCCATCTTCATTGTTTCCGGatttatctcttctcttcaacactCAAATCGATTGTCTTTCTACCTATCACtcgctttccttttcccacCTGACTTTgtgttgtttttcttttcctttcagcGGAAACAATCGAGGACCATGCGCAATGCTAGTAATTACCGATCAACAATCGTCATTGCGCTCAGACAAGGAGACAAATCCCTTACATTCTTGGCTCTGAAACGAATAATAACAACATGACTGAACACTAATCAGACCTTCAAACAAGTTTTCTCTACATATAGAAACTCTATCTCGAGAATCTATCAGTGCAGTTGGAAATTGAATGATTTTCATCCTCACGGCGACCTCTAAAAATGGTATAGCCTCGATGACATCATCCGGGCACCTCATACAAAATCTGCTAGGGACCCTTGGATTTAATCAGGCCAATTGACGGCACCATTGGGGGGATTATATATTCTACGAGACTCCATCCGAATTGTCGACTCTCATACCGCAATCCTGGAGTGCTCCAGGTTCAAGCAGATATTTGATATGAAAGTACCTAGAGTGATTTGGCTGCCAAATTTGCGACACGCTCGGTCTCGGATGAAATCTAACCATAAACCAGCAACGGTGTATCGGACCCTACATGCTTCGAAGCTCTTATATTGAAAGATGAACAATGTAATGTTCAGAAGAAACCGACAGGGGCGCGCAGCagaaaagatataatataatCTATATAAGCTAGGTGCTTCCCCCGATCTCCTCAATGCCCAGGAAATTGAGATATTATTGTCGAGGA
Proteins encoded in this window:
- a CDS encoding Rab family GTPase (GTPase Rab5/YPT51 and related small G protein superfamily GTPases): MSSSLEAKIVILGSQGVGKTSLVQRYVKNAFNPVGTASTVGASFVTKRVLDSSSDTIVRLQIWDTAGQERFRSISKLYYRGANACLLCYDITDEQSFLEMTGWLLELKKNLGDEDPVVIHVVGTKSDIVALDPLRRAVPFERTIAYVAEQLYPSQASTPPPTAGVSHSSSTTLQGLDSKRSSGFWGQDIGWDCCHEISAKDGEGIEEVFQVITRKLVEQRNKQLGITSSHGSTSGLDGVASPVGPRTLEGNGSFRLGHGDNRRSWLGFPPSSVGDELDERIEFTKKKGKCC